The following are encoded together in the Ictalurus punctatus breed USDA103 chromosome 1, Coco_2.0, whole genome shotgun sequence genome:
- the nes gene encoding nestin, with protein sequence MEISSFRHPNSHTGEEKYEMLELNRRLESYLNHVKLLEEENQLLWGEIQVMRRNQDTAGQRKAQEEALSLARKELQNAWREKDHVELEVSILLEEIEELNILRQKEKSAQTEAKRKLEESKKALEDERRMQIWLREQATHLEKEVSLQVQVHQEDLAALKSSSAFSKPVLMAPQHSQTFNLQGLGEEYSQRAAQAWHEAAGMYQTQMKKLEESLDKTRAHMTLIKQEKKESQLQIKDLAKELESATAKRELMEKNMVQQRQRQNKDLQHLQAHVEALEAEKLDLGDQIGELLVESRNLLQMKMSLSLEVATYRTLLDRESLRVNDQSPSKRNRTVSFLEGITKSPGFPPGTQAISSCLFSTPLNTTSRSITHKTNLMTQTPTWNLTLRTPHETLKRPQTTKEEEDIVTVEKQKLETATSISKKRLTGADSHDHYSAEEEASSIASVSSSEVSKAVDEHESILTRNEDLQEVLKAELGPVLFSTNETAMITSPARHPQTPESVSSSKHTEEANSSEDGDEEETEVSNEMAQISHAPVSAWEENETVIPEERAVVSELELESEDIAENSTQEFRIDVDHAELQLHGENTNKPASLLLQDIPHLSADSFSPAEDDSEILTWADVKEDVIHFVEEESLKSVPEVERVSVKGTDEVEEKMEVEQAEWPGIEALEGHELDIKVQEVENEMEQEKKVEQSKEEELTNSEEERIIEEEIGENLGEQKAELMINTYEKDNLVAEKDKAVMDTFDKDQVVEHNAEEEQGQSDEDESLNISASWRTDPGEADSYAQENTLADTRPLIHYKSDEETDAKIPISHLGVSEPTESEEEREKHEGASHWSQIIAKRFDTMEDLSEEPELGNIDDIVTDGLVQTVLRESMDVESAVQYESGDLDCHVKALMRDILVDQSESDFRNNSNENSQGEEETKIENHHLSTLLVEKQEESSQLHDWSASLYNETREMNEQQTLVTTQANISEDDITECRPNTENRNIESIEINSEGESEDKKYFDTPLPEPSQEQDLHSDVLLFKTAITKEQACPKEEEDVQSNLSMLTHVDFTDEFSLHSHPESQTNTNDSDLEEPNNSEDESPNVSQCSQLLTQTEMRTQRLDWESATTTDVVSNTDPSFTGLLSCLLKEDRSEIYDVPQAEELENKEEQQYAVDSNSGGMGENADSLPQEWYNLGQEITSASHSILSTTDEFGDVEIENKKDNMDIVEGDALKEECQTNEKENDLHSFFSSSLQEDIWSTSKFEMAATYDPNDQMETERYSYDRINPIQTMAFGEDWGNLTINQQQTTSCQPPTNSKPDKDMDTFIPQSVEEEGEEQKMSQAKQLQCKDVKDGDETVHAEDSTDEGDSWSSGEE encoded by the exons CGGCATCCTAACTCCCACACTGGAGAAGAGAAGTATGAGATGCTGGAGTTGAACAGGAGACTGGAGTCATACCTGAACCATGTGAAGTTACTGGAAGAGGAGAACCAGCTTCTTTGGGGGGAAATCCAGGTCATGCGAAGAAACCAAGACACTGCAGGCCAAAGGAAAGCTCAGGAGGAGGCACTCAGTCTGGCCAGAAAAGAGCTGCAGAATGCCTGGAGAGAGAAGGATCATGTGGAGCTAGAGGTCAGCATCCTGCTGGAGGAGATTGAGGAGCTGAACATACTGAGACAAAAAGAGAAGTCTGCACAGACTGAGGCTAAGAGAAAACTTGAAGAAAGCAAGAAAGCACTGGAGGATGAAAGGAGGATGCAGATCTGGCTGAGAGAACAAGCAACTCATCTTGAAAAAGAGGTCTCTCTACAGGTGCAGGTTCATCAAGAAGACCTGGCAGCCCTGAAGTCCTCGAGTGCGTTCTCAAAACCTGTGCTAATGGCTCCTCAGCACAGCCAGACTTTCAACCTCCAGGGCTTGGGGGAAGAGTACTCGCAGAGAGCAGCCCAGGCCTGGCATGAAGCAGCAGGCATGTACCAGACACAGATGAAGAAGCTAGAGGAGAGCCTGGACAAAACCAGGGCTCACATGACACTGATCAAACAAGAAAAGAAGGAGAGTCAGCTGCAGATAAAAGATTTGGCCAAAGAGCTGGAAAGTGCAACGGCCAAGAGAGAACTGATGGAGAAGAACATGGTACAGCAGAGACAGAGGCAGAATAAAGACCTTCAACATCTTcag GCTCATGTGGAGGCCCTGGAGGCAGAGAAGCTGGATCTCGGAGACCAGATAGGTGAGCTGTTGGTAGAGAGTCGAAATCTACTGCAGATGAAGATGTCTCTGAGCCTCGAGGTGGCCACTTACAG aaCATTGCTGGACAGGGAAAGCCTGAGAGTTAACGACCAATCACCAAGTAAGAGGAACAGGACGGTCTCATTTTTAG AAGGAATCACCAAGTCccctgggtttcctccaggcactcAGGCCATCTCCTCCTGTCTGTTCAGCACTCCGTTGAATACAACCTCCAGATCAATCACCCATAAAACCAACCTTATGACTCAAACTCCTACATGGAACCTGACACTAAGAACCCCACATGAGACACTCAAGAGACCTCAAACCACTAAGGAAGAGGAAGACATCGTAACAGTAGAGAAGCAAAAACTAGAAACAGCTACATCTATATCCAAAAAGCGTCTAACTGGAGCAGACTCTCATGATCATTATAGTGCTGAGGAGGAAGCAAGCTCTATTGCTTCTGTTTCTTCCTCTGAAGTGTCTAAAGCTGTAGATGAGCATGAGTCCATACTCACTAGAAATGAAGATTTGCAGGAAGTCCTTAAGGCAGAACTTGGACCGGTTTTGTTTAGCACCAATGAAACAGCAATGATTACCTCGCCAGCTAGACATCCCCAAACTCCAGAGAGTGTTTCTTCTAGTAAGCATACTGAGGAAGCAAATAGTTCAGAGGATGGagatgaagaggagactgaggtGTCTAATGAAATGGCTCAAATATCACATGCACCTGTGTCTGCCtgggaagaaaatgaaacagtGATACCAGAAGAGAGAGCTGTAGTCTCTGAGCTAGAGTTGGAGTCTGAGGACATTGCTGAAAACAGCACACAAGAATTTAGGATAGATGTTGATCATGCAGAATTACAGCTGCATGGGGAAAACACTAACAAACCTGCCTCACTATTACTCCAAGACATACCACATTTGTCTGCAGATTCCTTTAGTCCAGCTGAAGATGACAGTGAAATTCTAACATGGGCAGATGTAAAGGAAGATGTTATACATTTTGTTGAAGAAGAATCACTGAAGAGTGTACCAGAAgtagagagagtgtctgtgaaAGGAACTGACGAAGTGGAAGAAAAAATGGAAGTAGAACAAGCCGAATGGCCTGGCATTGAAGCACTGGAAGGTCATGAGCTTGATATTAAAGTGCAAGAAGTGGAGAATGAAATGGAACAAGAGAAAAAAGTAGAGCAGAGCAAGGAAGAGGAATTGACTAATAGTGAGGAGGAAAGGATAATAGAGGAAGAGATTGGAGAAAACCTTGGGGAACAAAAAGCAGAGTTAATGATAAATACATATGAAAAAGATAATCTGGTAGCTGAAAAAGATAAGGCAGTGATGGATACATTTGACAAAGATCAGGTAGTTGAACATAATGCAGAAGAGGAGCAGGGACAGAGTGATGAAGATGAGTCATTAAACATCTCTGCATCATGGAGAACTGACCCTGGTGAAGCAGACAGCTATGCTCAGGAGAACACACTAGCAGACACTCGTCCCCTCATACACTACAAGAGTGATGAAGAGACAGATGCCAAGATCCCAATCTCTCATCTGGGTGTGAGTGAACCTACTGAGAgtgaggaagagagggagaaacatGAGGGGGCCAGCCACTGGAGCCAGATAATCGCCAAACGCTTTGACACCATGGAGGATCTATCTGAGGAGCCAGAGCTAGGCAACATAGATGACATAGTCACAGATGGATTAGTTCAAACTGTGTTAAGAGAGAGCATGGATGTGGAGTCCGCTGTTCAATATGAAAGTGGTGACCTTGACTGCCATGTCAAAGCACTAATGCGAGATATTTTGGTAGATCAATCAGAAAGTGACTTCAGGAACAATAGTAATGAGAACAGTCAGGGTGAGGAGGAGACAAAGATTGAGAATCACCATCTGTCAACATTATTGGTtgagaaacaggaagagagCTCACAGTTACATGACTGGAGTGCAAGTTTATACAATGAAACCAGGGAGATGAATGAGCAGCAGACTCTTGTGACCACGCAGGCCAATATCAGTGAAGATGACATAACAGAATGCAGGCCCAATACAGAAAACAGGAATATAGAATCTATAGAAATCAATTCAGAGGGTGAAAGTGAAGACAAGAAGTATTTTGACACCCCATTGCCTGAACCATCCCAAGAACAAGACCTGCATTCTGACGTGCTTCTATTCAAAACTGCTATTACCAAAGAACAAGCCTGCccaaaagaagaggaagatgtTCAGTCGAACCTGTCAATGCTCACTCATGTAGATTTCACAGATGAATTTTCTCTACACAGTCATCCAGAAAGCCAGACCAACACTAACGACTCAGATCTGGAGGAGCCCAATAATTCTGAGGATGAATCTCCAAATGTGAGCCAGTGTTCTCAGCTGCTTACCCAGACTGAGATGCGGACCCAGCGGCTAGACTGGGAAAGTGCGACTACTACGGATGTAGTCTCAAACACTGATCCATCATTCACAGGCCTTCTCTCATGTTTGTTGAAAGAGGATAGATCTGAAATTTATGATGTTCCTCAAGCAGAGGAATTGGAGAACAAAGAGGAACAGCAATATGCAGTGGACAGTAATAGTGGTGGAATGGGTGAAAATGCTGACAGCCTTCCACAAGAATGGTACAATTTGGGCCAGGAAATTACAAGTGCATCCCATAGCATCCTTAGCACTACAGACGAATTTGGTGATGTAGAAATCGAGAACAAAAAAGACAATATGGATATTGTCGAAGGAGATGCTCTAAAAGAAGAATGTCAGactaatgaaaaagaaaatgacctCCACAGCTTCTTTAGTTCAAGCTTACAGGAGGACATTTGGAGTACATCAAAATTTGAGATGGCTGCTACATATGACCCAAATGACCAAATGGAGACTGAGAGGTACTCATATGACAGAATTAATCCAATCCAGACCATGGCCTTTGGGGAGGACTGGGGAAATCTTACCATCAACCAACAGCAAACCACCAGCTGCCAACCACCAACCAACAGCAAACCCGACAAAGACATGGACACCTTTATACCTCAATCAGTGGAGGAGGAAGGGGAAGAACAGAAGATGTCACAGGCCAAACAGTTACAGTGTAAAGATGTGAAAGATGGGGATGAAACTGTCCATGCAGAGGACTCCACTGATGAAGGTGACTCCTGGTCTTCTGGTGAAGAGTAA